The genomic DNA CAGCCGCTGACCGCCTAAATAAACTACCATATGCAAAGCAGGCGCCAGGATGCACGACCCTTACGGCCGGCTCCTGGCGCTTCTTGTTATACTGAGACCATGAATAGTAGCGTTTATCTGGATTATGCGGCGGCGACTCCGGTCGATGCGCGCGTCATAGCGGCCATGCAGCCGTACTTCAGTGACGCTTTTTACAATCCCTCGGCCAGCTATAAGGCGGCCAGGGCAGTGCGGGCAGATGTCGAGCAGGCGCGCGGTATGCTGGCGGACTGGCTTGGGGCTAAGGCGCGTGAGGTCATCGTGACGGCCGGCGCCACCGAATCAGCTAATCTGGCGCTGCACGGCGTCATGCGGGCGCACCCCGGGGCGAGCGTGGCTGTCGGTGCTATCGAGCATGACGCGGTGCTGGAGACGGCCCGGCAATACCCTCATGAAATAATTCCAGTGGATGACAGCGGGGCGGTGGGCGAGCAGGCGCTGCGTGCGGCCATCCGTGATGATACGGTGCTGGTCTCTATCGGCTACGCCAGCGGCATGCTGGGGACGCTGCAGCCTATCAAGCGGCTTGGGCAGCTGATCGCGGCAGTGAGGACGGAGCGCCGCGAGGCTGGCAACACGCTGCCGCTATATTTTTACACCGACGCCTCCCAAGCGGCCGCCTATGCCGATATGCACGTCAGTCGGCTGGGCGTCGACCTGATGACCGTCGGGGCACAGAAACTGTACGGCCCCAAGCAGGTCGGGCTGTTGTACGTGCGGACCGGCACGCAGCTTTCCGTGGTCATGCAGGGCGGCGGTCAGGAATCGGGCCTACGCTCCGGCACTGAGAATGTCCCGGGTATCATCGGCTTTGCCGAAGCCGTCCGGCTGGTCCGTGCCGAGCGTGACGAGCGGGCGTGCCACGTCGGGCAGCTGCGTGCTTTGTTTGAAAAGCGCCTGCAAGAGGCGCTGGGCGACAGCTGTGTCTTTACGACGGCCCGGCAGCGGATTCCGCACATCTCTCATTTTGTCATGCCGGGCATCGATGCCGAGACATTGTTATTCATGCTGGATGAACGGGATATCATGGTTGCTACCGGTGCCGCCTGCGCCGCTAACAAGCAGACGGCCTCGACCGTATTGTTGGCCATCGGACTTGATGAGGCGCACCGGCAGGGAAGTCTGCGCTGTTCGTTCAGTCATCTGCTGACCCTGGAGGACGTAGAGCGTGCCGTAAAAGAAATAATTGGCTGTGTGAGAATAATGAAGGATACTGCATGAAAAAATTGAGCGGATTGTTGATAACCGTCGTGGTGCTGGCCGGGTTGCTGGGCATTGGGACGCAGATGTACGTCTCGGTGGATGACCTGGCGGGCTGCGAGGACCGTCCGACGACTGGCGGCTGCGTCAAAGCCGATGCCATCGTGGCCATCAGCGGCGGCGATACGTCGGCGCGGACGGCCGAGGCTGTCGAACTCTATAAGCGCGGCTGGGCCGGGACGCTGATCGTTTCCGGTGCGGCGCTTGATCCGACCGGTCCTTCCAATGCGGCCACCATGCGGGCCGAGGCGATCCGCGCCGGCGTGCCTTCCAACCGTATCCTGGTGGATGAACTGTCGCAGGATACCAGCGGTAATGCCAAGGGTGTGGCCATGGTGGCCCGCGAGCACGACCTGCGCCGCGTCATCGTCGTCACCTCGCCGTATCATCAGCGCCGGGCGGAGCTGGTCTTTGAGCGGGCTTTCATGGACTTCGGTTCGGTGCGCAGCCACCCGACGCAGGGCGACCAGTACTGGCCGCCGCTGTGGTGGACGCAACCGGGCAGCTGGATCCTGGTAATCGGCGAGATGGCCAAGACGGTCGCAGAGCTCTCCAAGGGCAGCCAGCCGTGAAAGTCTTTATCGGCATGAGCGGCGGCGTCGACAGTTCCGTGGCGGCCGCCTTATTGAAGGAGCAGGGCCACGAGGTGACCGGCGTCTACATGAAAAACTGGACGCAGGATCTGCCGGGTATGAAATGTCCCTGGGCTGATGATCTGAGCGACGCCAAGCGCGTGGCAGTGCAGCTGGGCATCCCTTTTAAAATCTATGATTTCGAAGCTGAGTATAAACACAAGGTCGTCGACTACATGGTAGCGGAATACGCTGCCGGCCGGACGCCCAACCCCGACATCATGTGCAATCAGGAGGTCAAGTTCAAGCTGTTTCTGGAAGCGGCGCTGGAGGACGGCGCCGACGCGATTGCGACCGGACATTACGCCCGCATCAGCTCAATGACTGACGATGCCGGGCGGTCGCGGCCGGCGCTGCGCATGGCCGTGGATGCCAACAAGGACCAGACGTATTTTCTGTACCGTATCACGGAGCATGCGCTGGCGCACACCCTGTTTCCCATCGGTGAGTTTCATAAGCCGCACATCCGCGAGATAGCCGCCGAAAAAGGGCTGTATACGGCCGGCAAGAAGGATTCACAGGGTATCTGCTTCGTCGGCAAGATCGGTATCAAGGAGTTTTTGAGCCAGTATGTCGAAGGGGTGCCTGGCAACATCGTCAACAGTGCCACCGGCGAGGTACTGGGCCGCCATGACGGCGCTATCTTCTACACCATCGGCCAGCGCCACGGCCTGGGGCTGGGTGGCGGGCTGCCGCTGTATGTCACGGGCAAGGATATGAAAAAGAACATCGTCTACGTCACTTCCAAGCTTGATGATACGGGATTATGGCACCGGGAAGTGACGCTCGGCGACACTCACTGGATTCATGAGGCGCCCGTGCCGGACCGGAAGTATACGGTCCGGCTGCGGCATCGGGCGGCGCTCTTGGCGGCGCACTTTGAGGCCGTAGGGGAGGGCACGGCACGGCTGCAGCTGCAGGATGAGGAGCGCGCGGTGACGCCTGGCCAGTCGGTCGTGGTCTATGATGGCGAGACGGTGATAGGCGGCGGAATCGTGGCCGTTTCGTAGTACACTAAGAGGAATGGATCAGCAGCATACACCGACGGGACGGCTCAAGCGGAAGTTGGCGTTCAGTGCAGTGCTTTTGGTTGTCGCGCTGCTGGCAGCGGGAGCGGCAGTGGTCGTAGTGCTGCTGGGCTCGCCTGGGCCCAGGGCCGTGAAAGAGACGCCCCAGGTGGTGAAAACCCGCGACGAAAGCGCGCCGTCGCTCAGTATCGAAAAGATAGCCGCCGGGCTGTCGCGGCCCTGGGATATCGCGTTCCTGCCTGACGGCACGCTGTTATATACCGAACGGGGCGGTACCATATCCAAGCTGGAAGAGGGGGAGCCGCGGGTCCTGCTGGCCGTCTCCGATGTGGCTGCCCGCGGCGAGGGCGGCCTGATGGGCCTGGCCGTCGATACTGATTTTGAACAGAATAATTTCATTTTTGCCTGCTATGCTTCTACCAACCAGGACGTACGCCTGGTGCGCTGGAAGTTTGATGGCACCAATTTCACCGACAAGACCGAGATGATCACCGGCATCCCGCTCAACCCGTCCGGCAGGCATTCTGGCTGCCGTCCGCGCATGGATAAGACGGGGGCGTTGTGGGTCGGCACGGGCGATGCCGCCAACGGTGAGCTTCCGCAGTCTCCCGGCAGTCTGGGCGGCAAGATATTACGCGTCGACCGTTACGGCAAGGCACTGCCGGGCAACCAGAAGCTACCGTTTGACACGCGGATCTATTCGTTTGGCCACCGCAACGTGCAGGGCATCGCCCTGTATGACGAGCCGGTCAATGGCGTGGCCGGCGTCAGTGTGGAGCATGGTCCCGCCCGGGACGATGAAATCAACCCGCTGAAGAGCGGTAACTTCGGTTGGAACCCCGTTCCCGGCTACAACGAAAGCGTCCCCATGACCGACCTGGCTTTCTATCCCAGCGCTATCAGCGCCTTCTGGAGTTCCGGAGACCCGACCATCGCCCCGTCCGGCGCCACGTTCCTTCGCGGCGAGCAGTGGAAGGGCTACGAAGGAGCGCTTGCCGTCGCCGTGCTCAAGGGTAAGCATCTGCGCATCCAGCAGTACGACGACAAGCAGAAACTGAGCAAGGACGAAACTTTCTTCAAGGATCAGTTCGGCCGTCTGCGCAGTGCCGTGCAGGGTACCGATGGCAACCTGTACCTGACGACGGACAACGGTAACGAGGACGCAATCATCAAAGTGACGCCCAAATAGGGGGCAAGGGTTTTTGTAACAGAGGTACGTCTGCTATACTTTTGGATGTATGAAAGCTCAAGACATCCGAAACTCCTATCTCAAGTCCCTCAAAGCTAATGGCCACGCCGTCATCCCACGGGCGCAGCTGGTGCCTTACAACGACCCGTCGACCCTGTTCACCGGTTCCGGCATGCAGCCGCTCATCCCGTATCTGCTGGGTGAGGCGCACCCCGATGGCGTCCGTCTGGCCAACAGTCAGACCTGTCTGCGCGCCCAGGACATCGAAGACGTCGGCGACAATCGTCACACCACCTTCTTTGAGATGCTTGGCAACTGGAGCCTCGGTGACTACTTCAAAAAGGAGCAGATCCGCTGGTTCTTCAACTTCCTGACCGAAGAAGTCGGCCTGGATCCGCATAAGATCTACGTCACCTGCTTCATCGGCAGCGAGAAGTATGGCATCCCGCGTGACGACGAATCGGCCTCCATCTGGCAGGAAGTCTTTAAGAAAAAGGGCATTGATGCCGCCATCGTCGAAGTCGGCAGCCAGGCCGACGGCGACAAGATGGGCATGCAGGACGGCCGCATCTTCTTCTACGACGACGGCGAAAACTGGTGGAGCCGTGGCGGCGGTCTGGACAAGACGCCCGTCGGCGACCCGTGCGGCCCTGACAGCGAGGTCTTCTACGACTTTGGCGATCAGAACCACGACGCCAGCTACGGTCAGCCGCACCCGGCCAGCGATTCTGGCCGCTTCATGGAAATCGGCAACCAGGTCTTCATGCAGTATTTGCGCACCGAGAACGGGTTTGAGCCGCTCGAGAACAAGAACGTCGACTTCGGCGGTGGCCTGGAGCGTATCGCTGCCGCTTCCATCGACAGCCCCGATGTCTTCAAGATCAGCCTGCTGCAACCGATCATCACCAAGCTCGAAGAAATCTCCGGCAAGAAGTACGACAGCCACACCGCCAGTATGCGCGTCATCGCCGACCACCTGCGCGCCGCCACCTTCCTGGCCGTCGACGGCGTCAGCCCCAGCAACAAGGAGCAGGGCTATGTCATGCGCCGCCTGCTGCGCCGGGCCATCCGCTTTGCCTTTGAGCTGGGCGTGGAGCAGAACTTCTTTGAGCAGGTGGTGCCGGTCATCGCCGACCTCTACCATGAGGATTACCCGGAAGTCGCCGCCAACCGCGACGATGTCATCGCTACGCTGGTCAAGGAAGAGAAAGTCTTCCGCCAGACTCTGCGCAAAGGCCTGCGTGAGCTGGAAAAGCTTGAAAAAGTCGATGGCGAAGCGCTGTTCCGCCTCTACGACACCTTCGGCTTCCCAGTTGAGCTAAGCACCGAGGAGGCCTTCAAGCAGGATATCCCCGTCTCTGAAAGCTGGCGCACCGAATTCGACGCCAAGATGCAGGAACAACGTGAACGCAGCCAGACTGCCACTAAAGGCACTTTCAAGGGCGGCCTGGGCGGGCAGACCCTGCAGCACAAGAAGTATCACACGGCTACCCATCTGATGTACCAGGCCCTGCGTGATGTCCTGGGCGAGCACGTTATCCAGCGCGGCAGCAATATCACCGAAGAGCGCCTGCGTTTTGATTTTTCCCACCCCGAGAAGGTGACCCGCGAGCAGCTCGACGAAGTTGAAAAGATCGTCAACGAGCAGATCGGCCAGGACCTCAAGATCAGCTACGCCGAATATCCTACCAAGGTGGCCATCGAAGAGAAGGGCGCCCTGGGCCAGTTCGGTGACCGCTACGGCGAGACCGTCAAGGTGTACCAGATGATCGCCGATGATGCGGAGAAGCCCTTCAGCTTTGAAATCTGCGGCGGCCCTCACGTGGACCACACCCTGCAGCTGTTCGAAGATGGCAAGAAGTTCAAGATTCTGAAGGAAGAGGCCAGTTCGGCCGGGGTGCGGCGGATCAAGGCAGTGTTGCAGTAAGGCACGCCAGCTTCATAATCCATAAAATCAAACACCGGCTGCCGGCGGGCGGACGCCGAAGCATCCATCCCGCCGACAACCGGTTGCGGCCCGGAGGCCGCTGTGCATCCCGTCTCTACGGCGCCCAGGTGTACTCGCTCAGGAGCGAGATGATCACGACTCCCAGCGAAACCCACTGGTAGCGCAGCATGATCGTCACCCGTTCACTGAGGGGGTGGCTGGTGGTCGTGAGCCACCGGACGGACAGCACGATTGCCACGAGGATCGCGACCAGGCTGCCCCAGGTGATGCCCTTGATGAACATGTCGACGACCCAGTTGACGGCGTCGTACTCGGGCGATACGCCGAGCTTGGCGTAACCGCCATTCGCTGCCGCGACGAACTGCTCCAGCAGGCTGACGGCCAATCGGACCAGCCCCCACAGCAGTGCCACGAAGGCGACGGCGATGACGCCCAGGATTTCCCCCAGGAAGCGGAGGAGCATCCGGACGGGCTTGGACTGGAAGACCGTCTGGATGGCGTCGCCCGGACGGGAGGTGGTGCTAAGCATTGGCGTACTCTTTCTCTCGTGAGCGGTACTGCGGGCTTATAATATAATTATATCACAAAAATAATAAAAAATCAAGTATCCATAAGCTTGATAAGTAGAGTGCCCTAAAAATCAAACACCGGCCACCGGCAGGCGAGGCACCGAAGTGCACTCAGCCTGCCGGCGACCGGTTGCCGGCCCCCACGGTGGAGACCGGCGCGCCCTCACAGGAAGGCGATGCCTGGCTGGATGACCAGGACGAAGACCGCGATGGACAGCAGCATCATGGTGCGCTGCAGCGGCTCCGCCTTGGCCCAGGCCAGCCGGATGATCGGCACCATGAAGGTGGCCGCCAGGGCGAAGATCCAGCCCATCACCACCGCGCCGCCGTAGCCGGGCAGCGACGGCGGCAGCAGCAGCGCGTCCATCGGTTCGCCACCCAGTACGCGCGTGATGCGCACCGCGGTGGCGCCGTAGAACATCATCCAGCTGCTGACGAAGGCGACCGCCATCATCAGCAGGATCTGCAGCGGTCCCTCCCGGAAGATCCAGGTGGGGCGCTGTTCACTGCTTGATGCACGCTCTTCCATGAGACGCGTGACGTCGTCGTAGAGGGGCGTGTCCATCGCGAACATGTCGTGCGTGGTGGTCATCGTGTAGCTCCTTCGGGTCGGTGAGGCGGGTGTGGTCAAACGAGCAGCAGATTCATCATGCTGCAGCCGATGACGATGGCCAGCGTGAAGATCTGGAGCGGGCGGAACTCGCCCAGGCGAACCTTGCGGTTCATGTCGAGCGTGTTCAGTAGCATCCAGAGGATCGAGCCGGTGTTGATGAGGGCCACCAGACTACTGAACATGAACGTGTTGAAGAACATGTCGTCCAGCTTCTGGCGGCGCAGGTGGCTGAGCACATGTTCACCATGGTTCGTGAACCCGTCCAGCTCCGTGAAGAAGCTGATGGTCAGGTTGAGCCCGACGAATAGCAGTCCCCAGACAAGCCCACTGCCGATGGCGGCGAGGACCCACGGGGCGCTGCGGATGGTGCAGTGTGCCGTCGTCTGCATCCAGGGGCGGGGAAGCCGGGTCACCCAGGCGGGCGGCGGGGCTCCCTCGCGGACCTTGCGGATGGCGAGGGCGATGTTTCGGTGCGCAAGCGTGGTCATGACTCTCCTCGAAGATGGGTGGGTAGACGTGCCTGTATCTATTATTATAGCACAAAAAATAAAAATAGTCAATAATCATAACCATAATCATGGTTGCATTCGTCAAAAAAGAAACACCGGTCACCGGCAAGGCGCATCGCTAGTGACACGCCCCGCCGGCAACCGGTTCATCAGAGGTACGAGATCGCCCGGAGGAAATTGACGACCATCAGCACCGCCATCAGCGGCACCTGGGCCTTGGCCAGCCAGGCCAGGCAGTGCAGGTACGAACGCCGTAGTCCGGCGATCCAGATCGCCAGCAGCCAGAGACTGCTGATGCCGCCGAACCACAGGCCCTGACTGACGGATTCACTCATCACCAGGTCGAGCTGCTGTTTGACGGCCTCGACGGAGGTAAGCGGCATGTCGTTGATCTCCATCATGTAGCGCACCACCAGCTCGGTGCCGATCAGGGCGAAGCCCCACATGAACCCCATGACAGCGATGGCCATCAGCCAGAACCCCACAAGGAGCAGGTCGCTGAAGTTCTCGGACAGGCGGGCAAGGGTGCTGGTGCGCCGGGCGGCCGTCTGGGTGGGCATGACAGCACTCCAATCGTTCGACGAATCTGACTGCGATACTATAGCATAAACGATAATATAGTCAATCATCATCACAGAAACCGACCCGGCTGGCTTTGTATGCATAACCTCTATCATGTATACTGTTAGCGATGATTCTCGACAAAATTAAAAACGCCATTCCCCGCCGCTCCAGCGACGATGGCGCTGACAATACGCTGGTTGCCCTGGATATCGGTACGGAGTACGTCAAGGCGCTCGTGGCCGAGGTGAACGGCGATGACATCACCATCGTCGGTGCCGGCCGCCAGCACCAGGAGCTGAGTGATATGCATGGCGGCGCCATCGCCGATATCGGCGCGGTGGTACAGAACTGTGAGCGTGCCCTGGCCGAGGCCGAGGAGCAGGCCGGTTTCCAGGCGAAACGCGTGGTCATCGGCATCGCCGGCGAGCTGGTCAAAGGCCTGACCAACACCATCAAATATAAGCGGCCCCAGCCGGACCGGGCGCTTGATATGCGCGAGATGGAGCTGATCATTGAGAAGGTGCAGGAACGGGCACAGGCCAAGGCGCAGAAGCAGATTGCCTGGGAGACGGGTAATGCCGACGTGGAGATTAAGCTGGTCAACTCGGCGATCGTCAGCATCCATATCGATGGCTATAAGGTGAGTAACCCGATCGGGTTCCAGGGCCGTGATATGTCAATCCAGATTTATACGGCCTTTGCACCTATGGTGCACATCGGTGCTCTGGAGCGCACCGCCAGCGAGCTCGATCTTGACCTACTGGCAGTAGCGGCCGAGCCGTTCGCAGTCAGCCGCAGCGTGCTGGGCGTGGATGCCAGCACCTCGTTCACGGCCATTCTGGCGGATGTGGGCGGTGGCACGACGGATATCGCCGTGGTCAATGATGGCGGTGTCGAGGGGACGAAGATGTTCGGCATCGGCGGGCGGAGCTTTACGCGTACTATCGCGGCCGACCTCGACCTGGGATTCGATGATGCTGAAAAGCTGAAGCTGGCCATTGATGACCCCAACCTCAAACCGGCGGCCCGCCAGAAGATTGCCGCGGCCGTCGACAAGACGCTTGAGGTCTGGCTGAGCGGCGTGGAACTGGCCCTGGGTGAGTTCGATGCCATCGACCATCTCCCCAACCGTATCCTGTTGTGTGGTGGTGGCTCGAGCCTGGCCATGCTGATTGAGGCCCTGGAAGACCGCGATTGGTATAAACAGCTGCCGTTCACGCGGCGGCCGACGGTGCGCCACATCGAGCCGGACCAGGTGGCGGGCATCATCGACCAGACAGGCAAGGTGACCGACCATACATACATTACCGCCATGGGACTGCTCCGGGTCGGGTATGATACCATGATAGGAACACGTCCTTCCGAGGGTATCAAGGAAACCTTTAACCGCATTCTCAGCGTATAATCATAAATCCATAACTTAGGCGTACACTGACACGAGAACATGCCAAAAACAGTCATATATATCGATACTGAAGACGACATCACCGCGGTCATCGGCAAGGTAAAAGCCGCCGAGAGTGATATCGTCGCGCTGGTGCCTCCCAAGCGGACCGGCATGCTGCAGAGCGCAGTCAACCTGAAGCTGCTCAAGCGGGCGGCCTCTGGTGCGCGCAAGCATGTGGTGTTGATTACCAGTGACCCGTCGCTGCGTTCGCTCGCCGGCGGCGTGATGATTCCGAGTGCTAAAAATCTGCAGAGCCGGCCGGAAATCGCTTCTGCCGGGGCACCGATTGATGACGAGGAAGATGTGGTCAATGGCAGTGAACTGGCTGTCGGCGATCTTGATGATGCACTGGGCAATGGCGATAAGGCTGTGCCCACCAGGTCCGACCGGCTCGGTGATAAAGAGGCGCAGGCGGTCGGAGCAGCCACATTGGCGGCTGCCAGGCCGGCACCAGTGCGGGCCGGTGCCGCAGCTACCGGGCCGGCCGCCGCCGGCAAGGATAAGCCGGGCGATGCCAAAGGGCACAACAAGGTGGCCATACCTGACTTTGGCAGGTTCCGCAAACGGTTGTACCTTGGTGGACTCGGGGCGGTGCTGTTGGGCGTACTTATCTACTGGGCGTACTGGATTGCGCCGACGGCCAGGGTGGCTATCACGGCCAAGACCGAACTGACCAATATCGAAGAAAGTGTCTCGCTTGACCCGGCGGCGGAGTTTGATGCCAGCAAGAACCTGCTGCCTTCGGAGACGCAGGAGCTGAAGAAGACGGCGGCCGTCGATTTTGACGCCACCGGCAAGAAGGACGTCGGCGAAAAGGCCAAGGGGCAGATCGTCTTCAAGAACTGCGAGACGCCGACTGCGCAGACCATCGATGCCGGCACGGCCGTCAGCGTCAACGGGCAGAACTATGCCACGCAGGCTGCCGTGACGGTGGCTGGCGGCACGGGTAACT from Candidatus Saccharibacteria bacterium includes the following:
- a CDS encoding cysteine desulfurase, which produces MNSSVYLDYAAATPVDARVIAAMQPYFSDAFYNPSASYKAARAVRADVEQARGMLADWLGAKAREVIVTAGATESANLALHGVMRAHPGASVAVGAIEHDAVLETARQYPHEIIPVDDSGAVGEQALRAAIRDDTVLVSIGYASGMLGTLQPIKRLGQLIAAVRTERREAGNTLPLYFYTDASQAAAYADMHVSRLGVDLMTVGAQKLYGPKQVGLLYVRTGTQLSVVMQGGGQESGLRSGTENVPGIIGFAEAVRLVRAERDERACHVGQLRALFEKRLQEALGDSCVFTTARQRIPHISHFVMPGIDAETLLFMLDERDIMVATGAACAANKQTASTVLLAIGLDEAHRQGSLRCSFSHLLTLEDVERAVKEIIGCVRIMKDTA
- a CDS encoding YdcF family protein, producing the protein MKKLSGLLITVVVLAGLLGIGTQMYVSVDDLAGCEDRPTTGGCVKADAIVAISGGDTSARTAEAVELYKRGWAGTLIVSGAALDPTGPSNAATMRAEAIRAGVPSNRILVDELSQDTSGNAKGVAMVAREHDLRRVIVVTSPYHQRRAELVFERAFMDFGSVRSHPTQGDQYWPPLWWTQPGSWILVIGEMAKTVAELSKGSQP
- the mnmA gene encoding tRNA 2-thiouridine(34) synthase MnmA — encoded protein: MAAAVVDATGQLDPGNRRDGQDGRRALQGQPAVKVFIGMSGGVDSSVAAALLKEQGHEVTGVYMKNWTQDLPGMKCPWADDLSDAKRVAVQLGIPFKIYDFEAEYKHKVVDYMVAEYAAGRTPNPDIMCNQEVKFKLFLEAALEDGADAIATGHYARISSMTDDAGRSRPALRMAVDANKDQTYFLYRITEHALAHTLFPIGEFHKPHIREIAAEKGLYTAGKKDSQGICFVGKIGIKEFLSQYVEGVPGNIVNSATGEVLGRHDGAIFYTIGQRHGLGLGGGLPLYVTGKDMKKNIVYVTSKLDDTGLWHREVTLGDTHWIHEAPVPDRKYTVRLRHRAALLAAHFEAVGEGTARLQLQDEERAVTPGQSVVVYDGETVIGGGIVAVS
- a CDS encoding PQQ-dependent sugar dehydrogenase, translated to MDQQHTPTGRLKRKLAFSAVLLVVALLAAGAAVVVVLLGSPGPRAVKETPQVVKTRDESAPSLSIEKIAAGLSRPWDIAFLPDGTLLYTERGGTISKLEEGEPRVLLAVSDVAARGEGGLMGLAVDTDFEQNNFIFACYASTNQDVRLVRWKFDGTNFTDKTEMITGIPLNPSGRHSGCRPRMDKTGALWVGTGDAANGELPQSPGSLGGKILRVDRYGKALPGNQKLPFDTRIYSFGHRNVQGIALYDEPVNGVAGVSVEHGPARDDEINPLKSGNFGWNPVPGYNESVPMTDLAFYPSAISAFWSSGDPTIAPSGATFLRGEQWKGYEGALAVAVLKGKHLRIQQYDDKQKLSKDETFFKDQFGRLRSAVQGTDGNLYLTTDNGNEDAIIKVTPK
- a CDS encoding alanine--tRNA ligase, with translation MKAQDIRNSYLKSLKANGHAVIPRAQLVPYNDPSTLFTGSGMQPLIPYLLGEAHPDGVRLANSQTCLRAQDIEDVGDNRHTTFFEMLGNWSLGDYFKKEQIRWFFNFLTEEVGLDPHKIYVTCFIGSEKYGIPRDDESASIWQEVFKKKGIDAAIVEVGSQADGDKMGMQDGRIFFYDDGENWWSRGGGLDKTPVGDPCGPDSEVFYDFGDQNHDASYGQPHPASDSGRFMEIGNQVFMQYLRTENGFEPLENKNVDFGGGLERIAAASIDSPDVFKISLLQPIITKLEEISGKKYDSHTASMRVIADHLRAATFLAVDGVSPSNKEQGYVMRRLLRRAIRFAFELGVEQNFFEQVVPVIADLYHEDYPEVAANRDDVIATLVKEEKVFRQTLRKGLRELEKLEKVDGEALFRLYDTFGFPVELSTEEAFKQDIPVSESWRTEFDAKMQEQRERSQTATKGTFKGGLGGQTLQHKKYHTATHLMYQALRDVLGEHVIQRGSNITEERLRFDFSHPEKVTREQLDEVEKIVNEQIGQDLKISYAEYPTKVAIEEKGALGQFGDRYGETVKVYQMIADDAEKPFSFEICGGPHVDHTLQLFEDGKKFKILKEEASSAGVRRIKAVLQ